tcgtacccgggagttcgagaccagcctgggcaacacggtgaaacctcatctctacaaaaactacaaaaatcagccaggcttcgTGGCGCGAGCCTGTAGCTCGCTACTTttgaggctgaggtcggaggatcgcttgatcccgggaggtcgaggctgcggtgagccgagctcgtgcccctgcactccagcctgggcgactgggcgagatgccgtctcaaaatacccataaaaacaaaaacaaaaacaaaatactgccTCAAATACAAGCACTAAGAATTAATGAAAGTATTCTTTTGGTACAGTTCTTTTTGTTCATCAACTGAATCACGCTGCAAGCTGTGAAGTAATTAAGGGAACTTCTGCAACTGTGCAGTAAAAGGGTAAACCTGATAGTGTATTTAAGTAGACGTACTTTCTGGTAGTTAATTACTTCTTGACACTAGGGGGCCACTAAATACAAGTCCACTCAGCATTTGATTCGGTGCACCAAAATGCCTCAGAAATTTCTGGAATCAGTCCTGTACCTCCAAAAAACCAGAATGTTATCTTCTTCTTTTCTAACAGCTGCAAAGCCCCAGTAGTTCCATTTTTCTGTACACTAAGTTTTCATTCCTCAGTATCCTTCACAATCATGCACACATTACACAGAGTGACCGGAACAAAGATGAGTCGACTTCGCCGAATGATAGAGAAAAACTTCCATACTGAGCGAACACCGAGGGGAGTCCGGAGGCCCTGTTGTCCTCTTCCGTGGCTGGCTGTGTCCGTCGCAGCCTGAAAGGTCAGCGGTACCCAGCGCTGTGACAGGGTCACAGGCGCGCGATGTCTCACAGCTCGGAGCAGTACTCACCTGGCATTAGGCCGCGTGCCGCAGGCCAGCTCTCACCGCTGGGCTCTTGAAGCAGGAGGCGCGAGCCGCGCCAAAGTCTGCAACGGCCTCAAGTCTCGacgccagcctaggcaaaagGCAATGTATCTAAACGAAAAGAAAATAGGCTTTCTCCGCTCTACCGCCTCGGGCAGCCACACCTCCACACTTCCGGCGGTGTACCGGCCAAATGCCGCCTGCCAGCAACTTCCGTCCTCCTAGCTAAAAGCGGAAAACAGAGGCTCGGAACCGCTGCGTGGTTCTTGCTCTTCACTCGGCCGTTTTAAAGGGTGACTCTTTCCTGTCCCGGCCTGCGTGGTGTGGGCTTGTGGGTCTTTGAGACCCGAAAATTGAGAGCGTTTTCGCACTCCAGCGGCTGCTCCTGGCGGCTCTGCGGCCGTCACCATGGTAAGGAGGATGCCTCGGACGCTCGCGACACACAGCGTCTGAGTTAGTGGGACCTGAGGACTCTGGGGCGCTGGGGTAGGGGGTGAGCGGTGGTAGGCGGAAATGAGAACTGCCAAGAGAAAAGGATGGTAGACCCGTGGGGTGGGCTCTGAGGAGTGGAAACAACTTCACATTCGAGACACAGACGGTATTTGCCAGAACACAAGCTTTGGAGCAAGATTTTACTctgtcctgttttcttttttctttttgatccaCCGCTAAGAGTCCTAAAAATTCCTGATTTCACCACAAGCGTGGTTATCAGCCCCAGAGCCTAATGGGAATATGGTTGTCCCTTGTACAGTCTTAGATGTCAGTCCCGCCCCCTTCATTTTACTGCTGAGGAAACTGAAGGCGTCCTTGCCAAAGACCAGACAGCTAATGAATTGCGAAGCCGGGCTTAACGGCCCAGATCTAACTGCCAGGTCCTTTCTCTTTGTGTTACGTCTCTATAATCTGCGTTTCTTTGCAAAATGGCATTCCATACACCCTTCATGTGATTGCTGCAAAGTTTATGTGATAGCAGTTGGTAGCAGCACACCTTGTTGGTTGTTACTTAACATTGCTCTCTGTGCTGGACTTGgctttgtatcatttttatttttgcagcctTAAAATACGAATAGACTCACGCCTGGCCGCGTGTTTAAAACGTGTCTAAAATGCAAAAAGCAtcccatacattgctggtgaaaagaaaaataatgcacttTTGGAAAACGGTCTGGCAGTAAACACACGTCCACATGAAGACTTGCATGCAGTTGTTTATTGCAGATTTATTCGTAATCACCCAAAACTGGGAACAACCCTGATACCTATCATCTGGTCAGCGGGTAAACAGTGGTGTATCCATACAATAGcatactactcaacaataaaaaggattGAAGTTCCTATACCTGCAGCAAATTGGGTGAATCCCAAAAGCAAGAAACCAGATTCAAAAGGCTATGTACTACTGTTGATCCCTGTTtcattctgggaaaggcaaaactgtaGGGATAGGTATCAAACTGAGGGTTGGGAAAGAGGATTGACTTAAAAGTTACATAGGGAATTTTAGGGGGAAATGgaaattctttgtattttgatTGTGGTGGTTACAGAACTGTGTAGTTAGGAAAAACTTAGAACTGTATACCTAAAAAGGACAGGTTTTACTGTGTGTAAATTATGCTTCAATAAAActgacttaaattttttaaatgtgaaatgaaGGTgttattaaaaaagcaaattatgtCAAGGAAAAAAGATACTGTAATCAGTTCATCCCTTTTGTGGTCCAGTAGATTTTGGACCATTCCCTAATGAGATTATTAGAGATGTAAGCCCTGATGCCTCATATCATTCAAGACCAAAATTTAACTTACATCATGTGAATAAACTTAATGGTGCAAGAATCATTTaagtaagtgaacatttggatgaAACAGGGTCTTTGTGCTGTGtaaaagaaagcattttagaataattgtcagtactttaaaaaattaaaataatatttcttccaTCATTATAGCCACAGAATGAATATATTGAATTACACCGTAAACGCTATGGATACCGTTTGGATTaccatgagaaaaagagaaagaaggaaagtcgAGAGGCTCATGAACGTtcaaagaaggcaaagaaaatgatTGGTCTGAAGGCTAAGCTTTACCATAAACAGCGTCATGctgagaaaatacaaatgaaaaagacGTAAGTGGTCTCATTTATTTGTCATAACAAGTTAACATCTTTTGAGTAATCATTATTAAAACAGATAATCTTgaatcttttttccttcttggtaGTATCAAGATGCATGAAAAGAGAAACACCAAACAAAAGAATGATGAAAAGACACCACAGGGAGCAGTACCTGCCTATCTGCTGGACAGAGAGGGACAATCTCGAGCTAAAGTACTTTCCAATATgattaaacagaaaagaaaagagaaggcgGTAAGCAATAACAATTgaagtctttgttttgtttaggagAATTACTTAAATTCAAATTTGAGGTTCTTGTTTCTCGGTTTAATTTCAAACATGAAGTACAGCTATTATTCCCATTATTTAGATGTTGAAGTCtttgtaaatttaataaaaaacttGCTTTCTCATCataaggttttaaaatttaagttataaaaaaaatttattagaatGCCATATGAAATTAAAAAGCTGGTAAGGAGTGAATTTCAAATTCAatatttgtcttcctgtttgAAAACCCACAGTGCTATGCagtcataaagaaaaatacaaatgcttCTTATTTGTGCTGCCCTGTAGTGCCAAACTTGgttaaaaagtagaatggtggaaAACTCCCTGAGTTGTCACAAAAAATGTGGCTTTTTAAAACACCTGTAAATAGATTAGCAGAAATCCAGATAaaagaatatgcagtatttatatttaaagaattatttttactgCCTTACACTATTTCAGTTTTTTCATAGAATTTGCACTCAAGGGAGGCATAAAACATCTGGTGAGGATTTTGTCTTGCTAGTGATCTACAGATCCATCTCGGGAAGAAATACAGAGACATATTAAGAGGTGGAAACACTCTTCCAGTATTATGCTATTAAACATTAGTAAACACATATACTGCTTATAGAAGTCACTATCGGCTGGGCaccgtgactcacgcctgtaatcccagcactttgggaagccaaggcaggtggatcacctgaggtcaggagttcaagaccagcctgaccaatgtggtgaaaccccacctctactaaaaatacaaaaattagctgggtgtggtggtgtgtgtctgtagtcccagctactcgggaggctaagacaggagaattgcttgtacccaggaggcggaggctgcacagtgagccaagattgtaccactgcactccagcctgagcaacagagcgagactccatctaaaaaaaaaaaaaaaaaaaaccaccacattACAGGTGGTATTTTCTCACCCATAACACAGCATTAAGATTTTTAGCTTAAGCCAACCATTTATTTAACATACCCATGATATATAAACTTGTTCTGTTTAATTTGCAGCTTATGAGACAATACAGACCTCTAGAAGACGGTTGAGCCAAAAATGTGTTGATGGTCAAGCAAAAAAAATAGATCTATTACTTTGTACAACTAAAACATATTTGACTTATTCTCATTGTCCTTTAATAACAATATAAACTTTTAACTGTGGCATATTTTTAGGGAAAATGGGAAGTCCCTCTGCCTAAAGTACGTGCCCAGGGAGAAACAGAAGTATTAAAAGTTATTcgaacaggaaagagaaagaagaaggcatGGAAGAGAATGGTTACTAAAGTGTGCTTTGTTGGAGATGGCTTTACAAGAAAACCACCTAAATATGAAAGATTCATCAGGCCAATGGTAAGTCCTTGGAAGAGTGTAATGACCGAAATGTTAGTTGACTTTATTAAATCGGATAAAGAACATTATCATTTCCTGAAATTCTTTAAATTGATGTGGAACAggttgaaagatatttttatgcaatttttgttattttattgacAGAAGTTATTTAGTACTTTTTCCACTAGTCAAAAATCTTtagcccagtgcggtggctcacacctgtaatcccagcactttgggaggttgaggtgggtggatcacctgaagttaggagttcaagaccagcctggccaatgtagtgaaaccctatctgtactaaaaaatacaaaaaataagctgggcgtggtggcgggcgcctgtaatcccagctactagggaggctgaggcaggagaatcgcttgaacctgggaggcggaggttgcagtgagctgagatcacgccattgcactccagcctgggcaagaagagcaaaaatccgtctcaaaaaaaaaaaaaatcttttcagctTCGTGAGAGATTTGAAAAAGTAGTATCATAAGACATTGTCAGTGAATTCTGACTTTTAAACATGACATATTAGAATCTTCATTTTCCACAGTCATATTTTCCTCATTAAACTAGTGATCTACAATATGCCTGATATTGTCTAGGTCTCAAAACACTTCTTGTCTTTGACAGCAGTTCGAAAACTTGAGTAGGACTGTTTTATAAGAGTCAATTCCAGTTTGATAAGGAAAGTATCTAAATGCTTTTGAAAATCATtgaaaagccgggcgcggtggctcacgcctgtaatcccagcactttgggaggccgatgcaggcagatcacgaggtcaggtgatcaagaccatcctggctaacactgtgaaaccccatctctactaaaaaaaaaaaatacaagaaattagccgggcatggtggcgggcgcctgtagtcccagctgcctgggaggctgaggcaggagaatggcgtgaatctgggaggcagagcttgcagtgagtggagatcatgccactgcactccagcctgggggacagagcaagattctgtctcaaaaaaaaaaaaaaaagaaaaaaagaaaaagaaaatctttgaaaaaaggaagataatttaATATAGCTTAATTTCTGTTGAAGGCAGCAATAGTAATGTGACCCCAAACTTCCCCACCCCTGGGGAGAAACATAGTTGAAGATATATTTTTGCAAAATCCCTTCAAAGAGACTGAACTATTCTCCCAGTTAGATACAcagcctcaaaaaaacaaagtatcaGAGAGAGGAAAGTTGCAACATGCCATAATCCTAGTGTTCaacctgagtaattttttttttttttttttgggacggagtctccctctgtatcccaggcgggagtgcagtggcacgatctcggctcactgcaagctccgcctcccgggttctcgccattctcctgcctcagcctcccgagtagctgggactataggtgcccgctaccacgcccggctaatttttttgtatttttttgtagagacggggtttcaccgtgttagccaggatggtctcgatctccgtgatccgcccgccttagcctcccaaagtgttggaattacaggcatgagccaccgtgcccggccaacgtgagtaatttttaatagattaaaatattggcaaatagcctgtttctgtaaataaaattttaatggaacACAGTCATGCCTGTTCATTTACATATTGCATAACCCCTACCCCTAGAATTGAGCAGTTGCAACAGAGGCCATATGGCCTGACAAAGCCTAAAGTGTTTACCTATTGGGTTCTTTACACAAAATGTTTGCCCACCCCGGATTATATCATGGACTCGACTTGTTTTGGTTTCATATTCATAGTCTGAATATATTTTGGTAGCCTTAACAGTTCTACAGGGAGAGAATATACAAGTCAGGCTATTCTAGGTTTTCTGTAGTTTCACAGATTTGTCATTATAATCAGATGGCATCCTGAATGGTGTCAGTTTCTTACAAGCTTGATTAATGAGTCTGTTACTAAGAAACTGATTTAGTGATTTTTTCCCCCCATCCCCATGCACACAAAAATGAAGACTGCAAAATGTTGTGACGTTTAAAGTACTACACCCTAAAAGACCTTATTAGGTGACTGGGTGACTCCATAACCAGTTTCTGTAACAAAGACTCCTCTGGGTCTCCTCCAGTCTCATATTGCCATCAACCTAAAGAAAGCTGACAGTCCACTCCTTTTTTCATCATGGAAGGTAGCCGAGTTATATAAAGACTTGGAATCAGGATATTAAGGTTTGAGTCTGTTTACCACTCACCATTTAATCTGGAAACAAGTCATTTAACCTGCTGATCCTTGTTACATCATTTGAAAACAGAGGAGAGGGGATGTGTTTGTTGTGAGGTTATTGTGTTTAAGTGAGCCAGTTGTGAGCTAGCATAGTGGCCTGGTATATATAAAGTCCTTAGTAAGTCTAAGTGTAGATGACTAGACAGTAAAAATCTGGGTATGTTGCTAGGTAGCTATTacagggtgaaaaaaaaaaaaacttttcagagGCTAGctgtggtggcctgtaatcccagcactttgggaggctgaggtgggtggatacgttgagagcccaggagtccaagaccagcaggcaacatggcgaaaccccatctctaccaaaaaaaaaaaaaaaaaaaataagctaggcatggtggtgcgtgcctgtagtcccagctactcaggagcctgaggtgggaggatgtcttgagcccaagaagtccaagctgcagtgagccaagatcacgccactgcactctggcgtGGGCAactgggcaagaccctgtctcaaaagaaaaagaaattcttaagTATTTGTGTGGGTGTTTTCCCCACATATTTATACTGTAACCATCAGCTTTTTACTctgtaaaacatattttgttaGCTTCTTTAAGATGACATTATTCAACCATAGTTTTTTGGAGATGGTTGAAAAAGATAAGCGAAAACGACCACTACTcatcactgttaacattttggacGTAAACATTCTTATGTTGTGTTTGACTTACTAGGGCTTGCGTTTCAAGAAAGCCCATGTAACACATCCTGAACTGAAAGCCACCTTTTGCCTACCAATACTTGGTGTAAAGAAGAATCCCTCATCCCCACTGTATACAACTTTGGGTGTTATTACCAAAGGTACTGTCATTGAAGTAAATGTGAGCGAATTGGGCCTTGTGACACAAGGAGGCAAAGTTATTTGGGGTAAGTGAATTTTTGAATACAGGGCTGCTGTGTTCTGCAGTACTAATAGAAATACTATTCAAGTTgatgtattaataaaatatacagcaaatttttttaatgcagtagAGCTAAAACACTGTAAATCAGatgtaaatatttagtaaaaaatactttatagaaaaagttgttataaatacaattgttttaaaatttagcttaCTGGTTTTAGTTACATAAGGTGTAATACATTCtgctagatttatttttatcctttttagccaggcacagcagctcacgcatgtaaatcccagcactttgggaggctgaggcgggtggatcacctgaagtcaggagtttgagaccagcctggccaacatggcaaaaccccacctctactaaaaatacaaaaaaatcagccgggtgtggtggcgagcacctctaatcccagccacttgggaggctgaggcaggagaatcacttgaactcaggaggcggagcttgcagtgagctgagattgtgccactgcactccagactgggagacagagcaaatctccatctcaaaaaaaatttttttaacctttttaataaaaattattataagggAAGCAGATGCAAAGTTATAACTAagaaatattataagaaaatagaataaattaacCATGAGCAGAGGAAGGGAGGCATatatcaaacatattttaaaagtgaggTCAGCTTACATGAAGTATTAGCCAATGACTAAAGATGTCTTCCGtaagaaaaaatttcttttgccaCAACTTTATATTATGTAAATACTTCTTATATTTACATGCTAACATTAAGAGAAAATACCtattacatttaaagaaatagaacTATCTGTCCCACGTAGGTAAACTGATCATTGAAActgccaggagcggtggctcagcctgtaatcccagcactttgggaggctgaggcggacagatcatctgcagtcaggagttcaagaccagcctggccaacatggtgaaaccccatctctactaaaaatacacaaattagccaggtgttgtggcccacacctgtaatcccagctgctccggtggctgaggcaggagaatcgcttgaacctgggaggtggagcttgcagtgagctgagatcgtgccattgcactccagcctggatgacagagcgagactctgtctcaaaaagtaataataataattgaaagtGATTTAACACAGTTTAGTTCGTTCTGTTAATTCCCATTAACAGGTCTCAGAAATCATGTAGAAGCTTCCAGGCTTTAAAAAGCCCCCTCGCtatctgggcgcagtggctgacacctataatcccagcacttggggaggccgaggcaggcggttcACTTGAgactggagttggagaccagcctggccaacatgacaaaacgccgtctctactaaaaatacaaaacaattagccaggtgtggttgtgggtgcctgtaattccagctactcgggaggctgaggcaggagaatcacatgaacctggagcttgcagtgagctgagatcatgccactgcactccggcctgggagacagagcaagcctccatctcaaaaataagtaaaataaaaatattttgatcttttttaataaaaattctttattacAAGGGAAGCAGATGCAAAGttataactaaaaaaaattgtaaaaaaaaaatagaataaattaacCATGAGCCGAGGGAGGCATACAACATATAATCACACTAGATCAgtaataattaaaacagaaatgtgtCATGCAGTAATTTTAAACGCCCtcatttgcttagttttctaCCTTTAGTACCCAGATCCAATTTCTTTGAAAGGGAAGAATACACGCTACAACTTCTTCAGTCATTGGTTTATACTTCATGTCAGCTGacctcagttttaaaatatgttgttacCTTGACTTGAAACTCATTTGAAACTTGATACATTTTCCAGGAAGAATTATGTGAAAAAGTGACAATGCTCAGGTCAATCCACAAAAGCCTGTTAATGCAATGTACTAATAACATGGAGCTGGCCATTATTTGCAAAAACACTATTTGTATGAAAATTGTATTCAGAACTCAAATTTGTCCTTAAATGATTGAATTTTGTAAAATCTCATTTATCCTTTATggttcatttcttatttattgaaagtggtaattagaaatattttaggcatggctgggcgcagtggctcacacctataatcacagcactttgggaggccaaggcaggcggatcatttgagctcaggagttcgagc
The genomic region above belongs to Homo sapiens chromosome 5, GRCh38.p14 Primary Assembly and contains:
- the NSA2 gene encoding ribosome biogenesis protein NSA2 homolog isoform 3 (isoform 3 is encoded by transcript variant 4); this encodes MPQNEYIELHRKRYGYRLDYHEKKRKKESREAHERSKKAKKMIGLKAKLYHKQRHAEKIQMKKTIKMHEKRNTKQKNDEKTPQGAVPAYLLDREGQSRAKVLSNMIKQKRKEKAGKWEVPLPKVRAQGETEVLKVIRTGKRKKKAWKRMVTKVCFVGDGFTRKPPKYERFIRPMRRGFTVLARMVSISVIRPP
- the NSA2 gene encoding ribosome biogenesis protein NSA2 homolog isoform 2 (isoform 2 is encoded by transcript variant 2), translated to MPQNEYIELHRKRYGYRLDYHEKKRKKESREAHERSKKAKKMIGLKAKLYHKQRHAEKIQMKKTIKMHEKRNTKQKNDEKTPQGAVPAYLLDREGQSRAKVLSNMIKQKRKEKAGKWEVPLPKVRAQGETEVLKVIRTGKRKKKAWKRMVTKVCFVGDGFTRKPPKYERFIRPMENMPRLPTILKMMDV
- the NSA2 gene encoding ribosome biogenesis protein NSA2 homolog isoform 1 (isoform 1 is encoded by transcript variant 1), with amino-acid sequence MPQNEYIELHRKRYGYRLDYHEKKRKKESREAHERSKKAKKMIGLKAKLYHKQRHAEKIQMKKTIKMHEKRNTKQKNDEKTPQGAVPAYLLDREGQSRAKVLSNMIKQKRKEKAGKWEVPLPKVRAQGETEVLKVIRTGKRKKKAWKRMVTKVCFVGDGFTRKPPKYERFIRPMGLRFKKAHVTHPELKATFCLPILGVKKNPSSPLYTTLGVITKGTVIEVNVSELGLVTQGGKVIWGKYAQVTNNPENDGCINAVLLV